The genomic window TGGGGTCCCGACCTCGACCCCCAGCTCAGCCTCGAGCTCGACCACCACCCCTGGACACCACAGCAGCTCGACCTCGACCACCACCCCTGGACACCACAGCAGCTCGACCTCGACCACCACCCCCGGACACCATGGGGTCCCGACCTCGACCCCCAGCTCAGCCTCGAGCTCGACCACCACCCCTGGACACCACAGCAGCTCGACCTCGACCACCACCCCCGGACACCATGGGGACCTGACCTCAACCCCCAGCTCAGCCTCGAGCTCGACCACCACCCCTGGACACCACAGCAGCTCGACCTCGACCACCACCCCCGGACACCACAGCAGCTCGACTTCGACCACCGCCCCCGGACACCATGGGGGCCCGACCTCGACCCCCAGCTCAGCCTCGAGCTCGACCACCACCCCTGGACACCACAGCAGCTCGACCTCGACCACCACCCCCGGACACCATGGGGACCTGACCTCAACCCCCAGATCAGCCTCGAGCTTGACCACCGCCCCCGGACACCATGGGGGCACGACCTCGACCCCCAGCTCGGCCTTGAGCTCGACCACCACCCCTGGACACCACAGCAGCTCGACCTCGACCACCACCCCTGGACACCACAGCAGCTCGACCTCGACCACCACCCCCGGACACCATGGGGACCTGACCTCAACCCCCAGATCAGCCTCGAGCTTGACCACCGCCCCCGGACACCATGGGGGCCCGACCTCGACCCCCAGCTCGGCCTCGAGCTCGACCACCACCCCCGGACACCACAGCAGCTCGACCTCGACCACCGCCCCCGGACACCATGGGGGCCCGACCTCGACCCCCAGCTCAGCCTCGAGCTCAACCACTGCCCCCGGACACCACAGCAGCTCGACCTCGACCACCACCCCCGGACACCATGGGGGCCCGACCTCGACCCCCAGCTCGGCCTCGAGCTCGACCACCACCCCTGGACACCACAGCAGCTCGACCTCGACCACCACCCCCGGACACCATGGGGACCTGACCTCAACCCCCAGATCAGCCTCGAGCTTGACCACCGCCCCCGGACACCATGGGGGCACGACCTCGACCCCCAGCTCGGCCTTGAGCTCGACCACCACCCCTGGACACCACAGCAGCTCGACCTCGACCACCACCCCTGGACACCACAGCAGCTCGACCTCGACCACCACCCCCGGACACCATGGGGACCTGACCTCAACCCCCAGATCAGCCTCGAGCTTGACCACCGCCCCCGGACACCATGGGGGCCCGACCTCGACCCCCAGCTCGGCCTCGAGCTCGACCACCACCCCCGGACACCACAGCAGCTCGACCTCGACCACCGCCCCCGGACACCATGGGGGCCCGACCTCGACCCCCAGCTCAGCCTCGAGCTCAACCACTGCCCCCGGACACCACAGCAGCTCGACCTCGACCACCACCCCCGGACACCATGGGGGCCCGACCTCGACCCCCAGCTCGGCCTCGAGCTCGACCACCACCCCCAGACACCATGGGGACCTGACCTCAACCCCCAGCTCAGCCTCGAGCTCGACCACCACCCCTGGACACCATAGCAGCTCGACCTCGACCACCACCCCCGGACACCATGGGGGCCCGACCTCGACCCCCAGCTCGGCCTTGAGCTCGACCACCACCCCTGGACACCACAGCAGCTCGACCTCGACCACCACCCCTGGACACCACAGCAGCTCGACCTCGACCACCACCCCCGGACACCATGGGGACCTGACCTCGACCCCCAGCTCAGCCTCGAGCTCAACCACCGCCCCCGGACACCACAGCAGCTCGACCTCGACCACCGCCCCCGGACACCATGGGGGCCCGACCTCGACCCCCAGCTCGGCCTCGAGCTCGACCACCGCCCCCGGACACCACAGCAGCTCGTCCTCGACTACCACCCCCGGACACCATGGGGACCTGACCTCAACCCCCAGATCAGCCTCGAGCTTGACCACCACCCCCAGACACCATGGGGGCCCGACCTCGACCCCCAGCTCGGCCTCGAGCTCGACCACCGCCCGCGGACACCACAGCAGCTCGTCCTTGACCACCACCACCGGACACCATGGTGGCACATCCCCAACACATGTCCCGCCTGGCCACAGCGCCAGCACCGCTGCCAGCACCACTCACCGTGGCCCGGAACCTCCCACGTCCTCCAATCGCAGCACTTCTCCCCAATCTCTCAGGATCTCCATCTTTTTGCTGTCCTTTTCCATTGAGAACCGTCAGTTTAACTCTTCTCTGGAAGATCCCGGCTCTGGCTACTACCAGGAGCTGCAGAGGAACATTTCTGAGTTGGTGAGTGGGTGCGCTTTCTTTCCTAGGCTCCGTGCTCTTCCGGGCAGCAGCCTCCAGGCTGCCCGACCTGTTTGTCTCAAGcctaattctttctcttctcaccaCAGTTTTGGCAGATTTATAAAAAGGAAGGTTTTCTGGGCCTCTCTAATATCAAATTCAGGTACTGTTCTGGGTGTGGAGCGTGTGGAGGGAGGCCGTGGGGAGGACTGGGCCGTGGGGGGCGGCCGGCCGGAAGCTGGGACCTGCGGCTGAGTCACCCGTTTCCCACCAGAGCAGGATCGGTGGTGGTCGAATCGAACCTGGCCTTCCGAAAGGGCGCCACTGATGCCCGCAGCGTGCAGACACAGTtggaagagaacaaaaaagaatttgCCGCATATCACCTGTCCATCTCGAATGTCAGGGGTGAGGCCACTGTCCCTAGCTGCCGCCCAGCACCCATGCCTGCAGGGCCCTTCTCTCCAGCACCTGGGTTCCTGCTCTCCCCCGGGGTGCTGGGAGGGGGTACCCTCCTTCGGAAGAGTATTCTGACCACTGTGTTTCCGTTTAGCACAAGACGTGTCGCTCCTTTCCTCCGGCCAGTCCGGGTCTGGGGTACCTGGTTGGGGCATTGCTCTGCTGGTGCTGGTCTGTGTCCTGGTGGCACTTGCCATCATCTGTGTCATTGCTCTGGTAAGTGTTGGGTCTCCAGGCCTGTGCAGAGGCCCCTTGCTGGAGACAACCCCGTGGCTCCCTCTGTTACCTCTCGTTTTCTCAGACGGTGTGTCAGTGCCGCCCAAAGAACTGTGGGCAGCTGGACATCTTTCCGGCCCGCGACGCCTATCACCCTATGAGCGAGTACCCCACCTACCACACCCATGGGCGCTATGTGCCTCCGGGCAGCAGACCCAGCCCCTATGAGGAGGTGAGGAGGGGCTGCACTCCATGGGGAGCCCGAGGCTGGGACTGGGagtggagaagggggagaagaggtGAGAGGCTGGGGAGGACCGGACAAGGGGGTGGGGTCagaggggccggggtgggggaggcctgggggagggacctTGGGAGGAAGGGGATCTCAAGAGAGTGTCCCCACCACCAGCATTTCCAGAACCAAACTGCAGCTGCTGGCTGGGACGGGGGTGCGGCAGGTGGGGCGCTGGGCACAGGGAGGCCCTTCATGCAGGACTCCCGAGGGGATGAGCACTTGGGCCCCCACTGAGCTTGCCGGAGTGGAGGGTTGATTTAGAAAGGCCagcaggaaggggggggggggttgtctcATGGGGAGGAAGCCTCACCCTGCCGGGTGAGCTTGGTGCCGGGGGCTGTTTGGGAGTCTCAAGGAAGCAAGGagcctcctcccttcctcacctGGCCTTTCTCTCCAGGACCTAGTAAATAATTACTTGGGCCACCAGGGGCTGGAGCgccactctggtgggggaggggagtttcCTTTTCTTGACCCCGTTTTCCTTCGCCCAGGGACTTCCTGCTCCCAGCTCTGTAGAGACAGGCACACTCCTGCTCCGGCTGGAGGAGCAGAGCGTGGTaggagaaagggggggggggggggggacaaggaGGCTGATGAGagccaagaggaggaggaaaggggagcaGGGGGGAGCTGCAGCCCTGGGCCCTGTTTAGTCACCTGGCTGCCAAGGTGTGGTGTGGTGCCCAGCAGGTGCTCTCTGAATTAACTCTTTGAGAGTTAGACTCCCCGAGTTACTCCAGGCTGCGGTCTGATCTGGGTCTGGTCTCCCCACCTAGGTCTCTGCAGGCAACGGGGGCAGTGGCTTCTCGTATGTGAACCCGAGCACATCAGCCACTTCCGCCAACCTGTAGGAACGCGTTGCCACCGAATGTCCAGATGCCAGTGCCACGTGCCTCCCCCAGGCTCCTCACTGCCAGAGTCCTCTCCACTCAGGTCTGTGCCTCACTGGTGAGCTGGGAGTTCAGGCGGGCTGCTCACAGGCCCCACCAGGTCCCCTAACCCATGTCAGCCCCGATGAAGCCCATGTGAGCCCCTTGGGGACAGGCAGGGGCTCCCAGGAGGACCGGCCCAGAAAGCTCCGGGATGGAAATGTGAACGGGACTGGGGCTGAATAAAAGGGGAACCTCTTCTGTGCTGACTGCCACCTTCAGATCTGTCCCTGTGACCCCTAGACTGGGCGGGGAGAGcaaatgtgtgtgtatgggaCTTCAGAGGGCTCTTTGCGGGAGATGGAG from Lutra lutra chromosome 15, mLutLut1.2, whole genome shotgun sequence includes these protein-coding regions:
- the MUC1 gene encoding mucin-1 isoform X1; the protein is MTPGFQAPLLLLLLASLQLPAGTAQSTDISSSTPSSASSSTTAPRHHSSSTSTTTPGHHSSSTSTTTPGHHGVPTSTPSSASSSTTTPGHHSSSTSTTTPGHHSSSTSTTTPGHHGVPTSTPSSASSSTTTPGHHSSSTSTTTPGHHGDLTSTPSSASSSTTTPGHHSSSTSTTTPGHHSSSTSTTAPGHHGGPTSTPSSASSSTTTTGHHGGTSPTHVPPGHSASTAASTTHRGPEPPTSSNRSTSPQSLRISIFLLSFSIENRQFNSSLEDPGSGYYQELQRNISELFWQIYKKEGFLGLSNIKFRAGSVVVESNLAFRKGATDARSVQTQLEENKKEFAAYHLSISNVRAQDVSLLSSGQSGSGVPGWGIALLVLVCVLVALAIICVIALTVCQCRPKNCGQLDIFPARDAYHPMSEYPTYHTHGRYVPPGSRPSPYEEVSAGNGGSGFSYVNPSTSATSANL
- the MUC1 gene encoding mucin-1 isoform X2 — translated: MTPGFQAPLLLLLLASLQLPAGTAQSTDISSSTPSSASSSTTTPGHHGVPTSTPSSASSSTTTPGHHSSSTSTTTPGHHGDLTSTPSSASSSTTTPGHHSSSTSTTTPGHHSSSTSTTAPGHHGGPTSTPSSASSSTTTTGHHGGTSPTHVPPGHSASTAASTTHRGPEPPTSSNRSTSPQSLRISIFLLSFSIENRQFNSSLEDPGSGYYQELQRNISELFWQIYKKEGFLGLSNIKFRAGSVVVESNLAFRKGATDARSVQTQLEENKKEFAAYHLSISNVRAQDVSLLSSGQSGSGVPGWGIALLVLVCVLVALAIICVIALTVCQCRPKNCGQLDIFPARDAYHPMSEYPTYHTHGRYVPPGSRPSPYEEVSAGNGGSGFSYVNPSTSATSANL